Part of the Trueperaceae bacterium genome is shown below.
GCTTGTGGGGCCGGGTCAGGGCGTCAAGGCGAAGAAGAAGGCCGCGACGATCAGCAGCTCGATGAGGGTGAAACCACCCTGACGGTTCGTGCGCATGCGCGCCTCCTAGGACGCCTCCCCGGATGGATGAATGAGAACCGGGTCGGCTGGTAGGTGGCGCTCGCTAGCCGAGGGTGAGGCCATACTTCGCCGCTAGGTACCCCTCGACGGCTTCCCGGTCGGTGTCGCTGAGGTCGACGTCGTACATGATGACTTCCGCGATGTCACCGACGAGGTTGGGGTGGATGACGTTGCCGTTGTTGTCGCGGAAGCCGCCCATGTACGTGGGGTGCGTCCCGGTCATGTTGACGGTGTCCGCGGCGGTCGCGCCGTTCGAAGCTCCGTTCACGTACGCCTGCACTGCGGCGGCACGGCGGACGCCGGTCAGGACCGCCCACACGCTGGTCGGTAATGGCTGCGAGTCGACGAACGCGACGGTGCCACTGGAGTTGAACGCGATCAGGTCTAGGTTGTCCCCGAACCGCCTGAACTGGAAGATGCGAGGGGCGGTGCTCCCATCCCTGTCCAAGATGCTCCGGAGGCCGGTGGCGTCGACCTTCGCTACTGCGAACAGGGTGAACACGCCGCTGTTCGCGAGGTTGTCGCTGCAGCTGAGGATGTCACCACCGTCGAACCTGACGACAGGCAGGCCGTTGAGCTCGTTCGTCTGGTACGTGGGTTGTTGGCCGCTGGTGGCTTGCGTCATCGCGTGCCCGTTCCCGCTCGAGTCCGGCCATGACGCCACCGGGTCGCCGTCCGTGAGCGTGAGAGCGTCGGCCTTCCACCACGCTTCGAGGCCGGGCAGGTCGGCGGGCGTGAAGGCTGGTGGCGGGGTGAACGCGCCGCCTCGGCGGAGTCCAACGCTGCGAATCAGCGGGCTCACGAAGCGATACCCCTGAAGGCCACGATCACGTCCGCGAGCGTGCTGTCGGCCGGGGAGGGCGCGACGAGCGCGAGGCGGTCGCCGGTGTTCAGTTGGATGTCCGCCGAGAGGTCCCACGTGACGACTCCGCCGGTCGTGATGTCGATGCCGCCGACGCTGACGCCGTTCACCTGGATGTCGATCGTGGCCGTGCCGTCCGTGGGGTTCACGCCCACGTACACCTCGCCTGGGTCGGCGTCGTCGATCGTGACCGCCCTG
Proteins encoded:
- a CDS encoding LamG-like jellyroll fold domain-containing protein, whose translation is MTQATSGQQPTYQTNELNGLPVVRFDGGDILSCSDNLANSGVFTLFAVAKVDATGLRSILDRDGSTAPRIFQFRRFGDNLDLIAFNSSGTVAFVDSQPLPTSVWAVLTGVRRAAAVQAYVNGASNGATAADTVNMTGTHPTYMGGFRDNNGNVIHPNLVGDIAEVIMYDVDLSDTDREAVEGYLAAKYGLTLG